GAAGCTGCCGCCGGTGAGATAGAGATCCATCATGTAGGACAGGTTCTTGAACACCCCGTCCACGGTGGGCTCAAGCCAGGCGCCGACATCAAGATCGGGCGCGACGAACAGGCGGGCCATCTCGGAGGAGACATAGTCGCCATTGGCCGGGGCGGACATGACCTCGACCTTGTCCCAGTCGGCGTCCATTTCGTCGGCCAGCATCTGGGCCAGGGTGGAGAGTGCGCCCTGCCCCATTTCGGTGTGCGGCGTGATCGCCGTCACCACATTGTCTTCGCCGATCTTCACCCAGGCATTGATCAGCTGCTCACCCTCGACGGCGGCGTCCTTCGCCAGGCTGTCGACGGGATTGCCCGGCCGGATGGCAACGCCCACGACCAGGGCTGCGCCGCCTGCCACACCAGCGCCGATAAAGGCGCGACGGGACCACTTGTTCATGGAAGGACCCTCCCGGTTCAGGCGCGCGCGGCGGCCTTGATGGCCGCGCGGATGCGTGTGTAGGTGCCGCAGCGGCAGATATTGCCTGACATTGCAGCGTCGATGTCGTCGTCACTCGGGTTGGGGTTATCGCGCAGCAAGGCTGCGGCGGACATGAGCTGGCCCGACTGGCAGTAGCCGCATTGCGGCACCTGGGCGTCGATCCAGGCCTGCTGGACCTTGCTCAGCGCGCCGTCCGGATCAGACAGGCCCTCGATGGTGGTGATCTCAGCTCCCTCGGCAGCCTCGATGGGCGTCGAGCAGGCGCGGATGGGTTCACCGTCCAGATGCACCGTGCAGGCTCCGCAGGCGGCGATGCCGCAGCCGAACTTGGTGCCGGTCATCTGCAATTCTTCACGGACAACCCAGAGGATTGGCATTTCCGGGTCGACATCCAGCGACACCGGTTTACCATTGATGGTCAGATTGATCATGGGGCGGATCCCTCCCGAAACGGGCTGCCCCACAAGGGCACCCGGCACGTTCCAGCTCGGCCGGGGAGCGAATCCTTTCTCCGGCCAGCGCGTCGCATTGAAATGACCATAGGTCATTTGGCGTACGCGGGCAAGATGAAGCGCGCTTCAGTCACTCACATTTACGTCAGCCCGGCTGGCCTTCAGCTGCGCTTCCATCCCCACTTCAGGGGCCTACTTGCCGCGGGCGGCCTTCTGCGCCTTGCCGATGGCCGATTTCAGATGCTCGCTGGTATAGGGCTTCTGCAGGGTTGGCAGGTCGGGCAGGTCTTCCACCGCTGCCTCCTCGGCCCCGTAGCCCGTGGCCATGAGCGTGAGGATGCCGCGCTCCGCACAGGCCCGGGCGACGGCGGCGGACGTCTCCTCGCCAAGATTCACGTCAAGCAGGGCGAAGGTGAACTCGTGGGCGTCCAGCTCCCGCAGCGCGTCCGAGACGCGGCTGGCGGTGATCACAGGCTCGGCACCCAGATCGCCCAACATGTCGGACGCATCCATCGCGATGATGAGATTGTCTTCCACCACGAGCGCGGGGCCGTCCAGACGCACATCGACAGCGGCTTCCTCGTCCGCCGCCACCGTGCCGGCGGACGTGGCCGCGCCTTCCCGCACATAACTTTCCGGGATCACGAAATCGGCCTCCATGCCCGTAACCTTGAACCGCACATCCACTTCACCCTTGAGCTCGAACGGCACGGACCGCTCGATGATGGTGGTGCCGAAGCCGCGCCGGGTCGGCGCGTTGACCGCAGGCCCGCCCTTCTCGCGCCAGGTGATGGACAGGCGCCCATCGGGGCGGCGGGCAATGGCCATGTCCACGGTCCCTGTCTCATTGCTCAGCGCCCCATATTTGGCCGAGTTCGTGACAAGTTCATGCACGACCAGCGCCAGGCAGGTGAAGGCGGACGGCGACAGGTCCACGTCGTCGCCGACGACGGAGACGCGCGCGGCGCGCTCCATGAGGAACGCGGTGATTTCGTTGTCGATGAGGGAGCGCAGCGACACCCATGACCACTTGGTGCCCGTCAGCTGATCATGGGCGCGGGCCAGGGCATAGATCCGGTTGTCCAGCACCCGGCAATATTCGTCGATCGACACGCCGGACCCGCGCCCCTGGGCGACGATGCTGCGGATCAGATTGAGGATATTGCGCACACGGTGGTTGAGCTCGGCGATCAGCAGTTCCTGCTGCTCCTGCGCCCGCTTGCGGACCGCATTGGTCTCGTCGGCGATCTTGAGCACCACTTCGAGCAGGGTCACACGCAGGGCATCAGCCGCACGCCTCTCGGCGCGGGTCCATGGCGCGCAGCGGCCGCGCACCACTTCCTGCCAGGCCTCAAAGCTCTTGCGCGGGGTGAGGCGCGAGCCATGCGGGCCGATCTCGACGGGCTTGTCCGGATTGCCGGCCCAGGACACCGTCTGCACCAGTTCGCGGCGGAAAAGCACGATGTAATCGCGCGGCTGGCGGGAGATGGGCAGCGCCAGCATACCGGCGGCGCGCTCGACGAAATCATCGCCCTTGGCATAGCGGGCGGAGATGCAGTCAGTGGAATAGATGTGGCCGGCCTGGGTGGTGTTGAGGAAGCGGGCAAGCCCTGCGAACTCCTCTGCCGTCGGCGCGGGGCCCTGGGCAACATAATGGCCGTTGGAATAGATCGAGATGCCGTCGAAATCGATGACCTCTTCGATGTCCGCGCCGATGGTGTCCAGCGTGGTGGCGAGATCAACGCCGCTGGAGACCTTCACCATCAGCCGGTCATGCAGGGCCCGGGATTTGTCCGCCTGCTGAAGTTCCTCGTTCATTTCGAGCTGGGCAAGCTCATAGTTGAACAGCTGGCCGAACAGCTCCACGGCGCTCCGCTTTTCAAAATCGATATAGCGCGGCGTGTTGTGGTGGCAGGCAAACAGGCCCCACAACTTGCCCTGGCGCAGGATCGAGACCGACATGGAGGCCCCTACCCCCATGTTGCGCAGATATTCCAGGTGGATGGGCGACACGGCGCGGGCGACCGACAGCGACAGGTCCAGCCGGTCGCCATTGGGCATCACGTCGGGAATGATGGGATGGATGGCCCCGTCCACATCCGCGATGAGCCGGAGCATATTGCGGCAGTAAAGTGCGCGCGCCTGCTTGGGAATGTCGCTCGCGGGATAGCGCAGGCCGAGGAACGACTCCATGCCGGGGCCCGCGGCTTCGGCGATCACCGTGCCCGTGTCGTCTTCCTCGAAGCGGTAGACCATCACCCGGTCGAAGCCGCAAAGGAGCTTGAGGCCGCGGGCGGCTTCCCGCGCCATGCTTTCCATCTCGTCGTGGCGCGCCACGCGGGCGATCAGGCCCTGCACCTGAGCTGCGTCGTCCCTGTCGCCGGGTTCGTCGGCGCGGGGCTCGAACTCGAGCACCGTGAGGTGGCCGGACGCATGGATCGACACATCGAAGCGCCGGCCATCGCCGAAGACCGGATAGCTGAACAGGCGGGCTGACGCATTCTGGTTGGCGAGCGTCTGCATGCGGGTGCGCAGATCATGGGCGAGGCCGCTGGGGAAGATGTCGCCGAAAGGCGCGCCGATCATCGCTTCCGCATCGAAGCCCAGCTTGTCAGCACAATTTGTGGAGGCATGGGCGATGATCCAGTCGGCGGAGACCGCGACCAGGCAGCCGAAATCCTGCACGTGGCCGAGAATGTGGATCGGTTCCCGGTCACAATTGCTGAGGTCCACCGGTTCACCGGCGAGAGTGGGATCGGGGTCACGCAAGGGCAGGCACTTTCTCTTCGGCCGCATCGGCGGCGTAATGGCTGAACAGGGCGAAGACGGCGCGGGCGTCCGTCACGATGGTTTCATTGCCCGGCAGGCGGGCGTCACCCCTGCCCGCACCGGTGCAGAATGTTTTCCACACATCCAGATAATCCGGCGCCGTGAAGAAGGCCGCGGCGTGCCGGACGTCCGGCTGCGTGCTGCTGCGCCAGCGCTTCTTCAGCATCGCGTTGCCGAGGCGGGACCCGGCCAGCACGTAATCCACGGCATCCGGGTGAAGCCGGGCAGCATCAACAGGCGGGACAGCAACGGGCGGCACCTGATGGCCCAGCACCGCAAGGTCCGTCCGGGCACGGTGCGCAAGATCCACGATCATCAGCTTGCTGATGTTTCCCGCATCGCATTCGGACAGGACGCCAAGGGCGCGCGCCTGCATGCGCAGGAACACTGCCAGTCCGTCCACGGATGAAACGTCGACATGGGCAAGGCGCGTATCCAGCGCGTCATGCGCCGGACGGGTCTCCGCCCGGAGACGATCACGCAGGAAAATAGAATTGGCCGCCGGAATGGGTGGCACTCCAATCGATGACATATGGCTTTGCCTGAGTATGTGCGCCCTATGGGCGGCAGCTACGCAGCCGTACCGATGTTGAAAATGTGCCCCTGTAACCCCGCATCTTCCATGGTTTGCGTCCAATTCTCAACAACGGATTTGCCGGGGCTGCGGCGGAAAAGCGCAATTGCAAATAAGTCGCATTTATATTAGAAGCAGCACCCGGCTGGGGACTTTTCATACTGCTTCCGCGTTTCGGAGGCGGCGACCAACAACAAACACCAATGGGGGCTTTGCCTTGCCACAACTTTCCGCCATCGCCAGGACCATGACCGCGCTCGTGGCCACAACCTGCCTCACAGCCCCCGCCCTTGCGGAAGACAGCTTTCCGCGCATTAAGGGCGAGATCCCGATCGAGATCCAGAACGATTACACCTACGATTCCGATGACCGGGACGCGGAGCTGAACGACCTCTACACGACGATCGAACCTGCGGTGAGTGTTCGGTTCACGGAGGAGTTTTCCATCGAGGCAGGCCTTGTGCTGGAGCCTGTGCTGGACCCGGACCCGCGCGACGACCGCTTCTTCGAGGATGAGGGCCTGTTCGTCGAAACCCTGTTCCTGCAATACGCGACCGACAGCTTTTCGCTGTTCGGCGGCAAGATAAATCCGGCCTTCGGGGTGGCATGGGACATTGCCCCTGGCGTCTATGGCACGGATCTGGCCGAAGACTACGAGCTGACCGAACGGATCGGCCTGGGCGGCAGCGTTACCCTCGGCAATGACGAGACGGGGCTGCACACCATCACTGCCTCCACCTTCTTCGCCGACACCAGCTTCCTGTCTGAATCCCTGATTACCGAGCGGCCACGCAACCGGAAGTCGTCCGGCGGTGTCAGCAACACGGAAGACTTCTCGTCCTTCGCGGTGGCGCTGGACGGTGATCTCGGCATCGTGGTGCCCGGCCTTGCCTACCATCTGGGCTTTGAGAGCCAGGAAGGCGGCACCGGCAACCCGGAAGACGAATTCGGCATCGCCGCGGCGCTCTAT
The sequence above is drawn from the Pyruvatibacter mobilis genome and encodes:
- a CDS encoding HWE histidine kinase domain-containing protein, giving the protein MRDPDPTLAGEPVDLSNCDREPIHILGHVQDFGCLVAVSADWIIAHASTNCADKLGFDAEAMIGAPFGDIFPSGLAHDLRTRMQTLANQNASARLFSYPVFGDGRRFDVSIHASGHLTVLEFEPRADEPGDRDDAAQVQGLIARVARHDEMESMAREAARGLKLLCGFDRVMVYRFEEDDTGTVIAEAAGPGMESFLGLRYPASDIPKQARALYCRNMLRLIADVDGAIHPIIPDVMPNGDRLDLSLSVARAVSPIHLEYLRNMGVGASMSVSILRQGKLWGLFACHHNTPRYIDFEKRSAVELFGQLFNYELAQLEMNEELQQADKSRALHDRLMVKVSSGVDLATTLDTIGADIEEVIDFDGISIYSNGHYVAQGPAPTAEEFAGLARFLNTTQAGHIYSTDCISARYAKGDDFVERAAGMLALPISRQPRDYIVLFRRELVQTVSWAGNPDKPVEIGPHGSRLTPRKSFEAWQEVVRGRCAPWTRAERRAADALRVTLLEVVLKIADETNAVRKRAQEQQELLIAELNHRVRNILNLIRSIVAQGRGSGVSIDEYCRVLDNRIYALARAHDQLTGTKWSWVSLRSLIDNEITAFLMERAARVSVVGDDVDLSPSAFTCLALVVHELVTNSAKYGALSNETGTVDMAIARRPDGRLSITWREKGGPAVNAPTRRGFGTTIIERSVPFELKGEVDVRFKVTGMEADFVIPESYVREGAATSAGTVAADEEAAVDVRLDGPALVVEDNLIIAMDASDMLGDLGAEPVITASRVSDALRELDAHEFTFALLDVNLGEETSAAVARACAERGILTLMATGYGAEEAAVEDLPDLPTLQKPYTSEHLKSAIGKAQKAARGK
- a CDS encoding porin encodes the protein MPQLSAIARTMTALVATTCLTAPALAEDSFPRIKGEIPIEIQNDYTYDSDDRDAELNDLYTTIEPAVSVRFTEEFSIEAGLVLEPVLDPDPRDDRFFEDEGLFVETLFLQYATDSFSLFGGKINPAFGVAWDIAPGVYGTDLAEDYELTERIGLGGSVTLGNDETGLHTITASTFFADTSFLSESLITERPRNRKSSGGVSNTEDFSSFAVALDGDLGIVVPGLAYHLGFESQEGGTGNPEDEFGIAAALYGEFEIGEDTVLGPVVEYVHQSDAGGIAEDRDYITLGAALVHGPWNIAVSDTIRTIDPAGAGDVDDNQFQVSGGYAFDNGLALDIGYKHTEESNSDSNTVGALLTYTLPFSAP
- a CDS encoding biliverdin-producing heme oxygenase; amino-acid sequence: MSSIGVPPIPAANSIFLRDRLRAETRPAHDALDTRLAHVDVSSVDGLAVFLRMQARALGVLSECDAGNISKLMIVDLAHRARTDLAVLGHQVPPVAVPPVDAARLHPDAVDYVLAGSRLGNAMLKKRWRSSTQPDVRHAAAFFTAPDYLDVWKTFCTGAGRGDARLPGNETIVTDARAVFALFSHYAADAAEEKVPALA
- a CDS encoding (2Fe-2S)-binding protein: MINLTINGKPVSLDVDPEMPILWVVREELQMTGTKFGCGIAACGACTVHLDGEPIRACSTPIEAAEGAEITTIEGLSDPDGALSKVQQAWIDAQVPQCGYCQSGQLMSAAALLRDNPNPSDDDIDAAMSGNICRCGTYTRIRAAIKAAARA